Proteins encoded in a region of the Lysobacterales bacterium genome:
- a CDS encoding ChpI protein: MKIVVSLPDPLCLKAEQLAKALGVSRSRLYAEAIAEYLARRGGAAITAKLNDVFAEQKSALSDELARAQSNSLSDGAW; this comes from the coding sequence ATGAAGATCGTCGTCTCGCTCCCAGATCCGCTGTGCTTGAAGGCCGAGCAGCTCGCGAAGGCGCTGGGTGTGTCGCGCAGCAGGCTCTATGCCGAGGCGATCGCGGAGTACCTCGCCCGGCGCGGCGGCGCAGCGATTACCGCCAAGTTGAACGACGTGTTTGCCGAGCAGAAGTCCGCCCTGTCAGACGAGCTTGCTCGCGCTCAATCGAACAGCCTCAGTGATGGTGCGTGGTGA